A genomic region of Caulobacter vibrioides contains the following coding sequences:
- a CDS encoding DUF5343 domain-containing protein, with amino-acid sequence MARKPVAEKPVAEAPEATQPEATKDRREIPGGFPYTQAPGVLKKAVARLLISERPPHFDTDFLSTVLGASGGSARPIVPLLKRTGLLTSDGTPTERYAQFQSDSKRSQAAFEALKSGWPELFRKNRYAHKLNRSEVDDLFVEITGLTRTDPIFRAITNTYDVFREYAKDAAIGPEGTPESETPKADQKHFTPPAPAIQKGGFSIGLSNQINIVLPETTDINVYHSIFKALRESLLQ; translated from the coding sequence ATGGCGAGAAAGCCTGTCGCTGAAAAGCCTGTCGCTGAAGCACCGGAAGCAACTCAACCGGAGGCAACCAAGGATCGGCGTGAGATCCCTGGAGGCTTTCCGTACACTCAGGCACCAGGAGTTTTGAAAAAAGCAGTGGCTCGACTGCTGATATCTGAGCGCCCCCCGCATTTTGACACTGACTTTCTAAGTACCGTTCTCGGGGCCAGCGGAGGCTCCGCGCGACCTATTGTTCCTCTGCTGAAGAGAACTGGGCTACTAACATCAGATGGCACTCCAACCGAACGTTATGCGCAATTCCAATCGGATTCGAAACGCTCTCAAGCCGCGTTTGAAGCGCTGAAATCAGGATGGCCTGAGCTATTTAGGAAAAATCGTTACGCCCACAAACTTAATCGATCTGAAGTCGACGACCTCTTCGTCGAGATAACCGGCCTCACTCGTACTGATCCGATATTTAGAGCAATTACAAATACATACGACGTATTTAGGGAGTATGCGAAAGATGCGGCCATAGGTCCTGAAGGCACCCCAGAGTCAGAAACACCCAAGGCAGATCAGAAACACTTCACGCCACCCGCACCAGCGATCCAAAAAGGCGGGTTCAGCATTGGACTTTCAAATCAAATAAACATTGTCCTGCCAGAAACCACAGATATCAATGTATATCACTCTATATTTAAGGCTCTTAGAGAGAGCCTTTTACAATGA
- a CDS encoding heparinase II/III family protein: MAGKPPVLGLALPALPRGGVLWKAIRAESARHVEREWFGSGPHRLKIALPRPEGLSARPHDPRPVDVAHGQKILAGTLALDGGSLRLGPDGDPFDTASPSRRFAVSLHRFDWLPDLVAAGPNGARRALRLIDDWRRVFSKWNAFSWSAECIERRVHHLACAAKSLAAEASDAEVADLIFDLARQGRHLLEIKRSPERALERAAAAGLAGCVLAGKPGEQLIDKALKVLVPRLDAMVLGDGGHATRSPEAGVELLFDLLTLDDALGQRGRPSPEALSRAIDRLSSATRFFTLGDGHLAAFHGGETVGPARIAAALAHDDAGPRSLNAAPHSGYHKMIGGSLEVIADCGTPPAGPLSVNACAQPAALEIVCAKDRLITSCGWSPEAAGAHAFRLSDAASTVSVGEGSAGRPLSGFRAKALGPWLVDGAVKVEAKRHDDVGGVWLDIVHDGWRHLGLTHARRLFLDAVHDELRGEDSLSPLALDPKAAEGPRRYLPFAVRFHLHPEARASIARDGKSVLIRGPNNIGWWLRNDAVDVEIAPSAHFDHGLARKAGQIVLKSQVRPEVGAKIRWKLTKAEG, translated from the coding sequence ATGGCCGGCAAGCCCCCCGTCCTCGGCCTCGCCCTCCCCGCGCTTCCGCGGGGCGGCGTGCTGTGGAAGGCGATCCGCGCCGAGTCCGCCAGGCATGTTGAGCGCGAGTGGTTCGGCTCTGGGCCCCATCGCCTGAAGATCGCCCTGCCCCGGCCAGAAGGCCTGTCGGCCCGCCCTCACGATCCGCGTCCCGTCGATGTCGCCCATGGCCAGAAGATCCTGGCCGGGACCCTGGCCTTGGACGGCGGTTCGCTGCGGCTGGGCCCGGACGGCGATCCGTTCGACACCGCCAGCCCCTCGCGCCGCTTCGCCGTCAGCCTGCACCGCTTCGACTGGCTGCCCGACCTGGTCGCCGCCGGCCCGAACGGCGCCCGCCGCGCGCTGCGCCTGATCGACGACTGGCGGCGGGTGTTCAGCAAGTGGAACGCCTTTTCCTGGAGCGCCGAGTGCATCGAGCGGCGCGTCCATCACCTGGCCTGCGCCGCCAAGAGCCTGGCCGCCGAGGCCAGCGACGCCGAGGTCGCCGACCTGATCTTCGATCTCGCCCGCCAGGGCCGTCACCTTCTGGAGATCAAGCGCAGCCCCGAACGCGCCCTGGAGCGCGCCGCCGCTGCGGGGCTGGCCGGTTGCGTCCTGGCCGGCAAGCCGGGCGAGCAGCTGATCGACAAGGCCCTGAAGGTCCTGGTCCCCCGGCTGGACGCCATGGTGCTGGGTGACGGCGGCCACGCCACCCGCAGCCCCGAGGCCGGGGTCGAGCTCCTGTTCGACCTCTTGACCCTCGACGACGCCCTGGGCCAGCGCGGCCGCCCCAGCCCCGAGGCCCTGTCACGGGCCATCGACCGGCTGTCCAGCGCCACGCGGTTCTTCACCCTGGGCGACGGACATCTGGCGGCCTTTCACGGCGGCGAGACCGTCGGCCCGGCGCGGATCGCCGCGGCGCTCGCCCATGACGACGCCGGCCCGCGCAGCCTGAACGCCGCGCCGCACAGCGGCTATCACAAGATGATCGGCGGCAGCCTCGAGGTGATCGCCGACTGCGGTACGCCCCCGGCAGGCCCCCTGAGCGTCAACGCCTGCGCCCAGCCGGCGGCGCTGGAGATCGTCTGCGCCAAGGACCGCCTGATCACCAGCTGCGGCTGGAGCCCCGAGGCCGCCGGCGCCCACGCCTTTCGACTGTCGGACGCGGCCTCGACCGTCAGCGTCGGCGAGGGCTCGGCCGGCCGGCCGCTATCGGGCTTCCGGGCCAAGGCCCTGGGGCCCTGGCTGGTCGACGGCGCGGTCAAGGTCGAGGCCAAGCGCCACGACGACGTCGGCGGCGTCTGGCTGGACATCGTCCACGACGGCTGGCGGCATCTGGGCCTGACGCACGCTCGTCGCCTGTTCCTGGACGCGGTGCATGACGAGCTGCGTGGCGAAGACAGCCTCTCGCCCCTGGCCCTCGACCCCAAGGCCGCGGAAGGCCCGCGCCGCTACCTGCCCTTCGCCGTGCGCTTCCACCTGCACCCCGAGGCCCGCGCCTCGATCGCCCGCGACGGCAAGAGCGTGCTGATCCGGGGGCCCAACAATATCGGCTGGTGGCTGCGCAACGACGCCGTCGACGTCGAGATCGCCCCCAGCGCCCACTTCGACCACGGCCTGGCCCGCAAGGCCGGCCAGATCGTGCTGAAAAGCCAGGTCCGCCCCGAGGTTGGGGCCAAGATCCGCTGGAAACTGACCAAGGCCGAGGGCTAG